ctggctaaaaaaagaagataggcatgggtagccagatcatctagaaacactttccaacactataaaattataagttttgcgacactacttgccaattccttacggtaacatgactaagcaaaaaaatgcaaaacaaataaaaaggggcactcgtggaaaaatggccattctaatatacggcatttcagaaaaaaaaaatttcagccacgtgctaggcaaaccatcaaggcacattttccgacaaataaacatataaatgaaatattaccctgtgatagttccttagtacgtagtaattttgaaagaaatgggaaaaaacaaaaaaatggcaatcacaggaaaatcgaacacatacttatatatacgccatatctggctaaaaaaaagaataggcatgggtagccagatcatctagaaacactttccaacactataaaaatataagttttgcgacactacttgccaattccttacggtaacatgactaagcaaaaaaatgcaaaacaaataaaaaggggcactcgcggaaaaatgcccaacattctaatatacggcatctcagataaaaaaaaaagacatgcacgtgttagcccaaccatcaaggcacactttctaacacataaacatgaaaaaaaaaatcaataatatacggcaattccttactacgtagtaaatttttaaaaatattgaaaaaaaaaacagaaattggcaaccgcagttaaatacccaatataccaatacctacgtcgtatctgacaaaaacaaaatcacgcatgggtagccagatcatctagacacactttccaacactaaaaaagcaaaagttttacgacactatttcgcaatatcttacggaaaaataacttggcaaaaaaatgaaaaaaaatgaaaaagggacactcgcggaaaaatgcccgacattctaatatacggcatctcagataaaaaaaaaagacatgcacgtgttagcccaaccatcaaggcacactttctaacacataaacatgaaaaaaaaatgaataatatacggcaattccctactacgtagtaatttttacaaatattgaaaaaaaaacagaaattggtaaccgcagttaaatacccaatataccaataactacgtcgtatctgacaaaaacaaagttgtgcatgggtagccagatcatctagacacactttccaacactaaacaagcaaaagttttacgaccctatttggcaatatcttacggaaaaatgacttggcaaaaaaatgaaaaaaaatgaaaaaggggcactcgcggtaaaatggtcctcgtggtgatgaacgacattttaactaaaaaaaaaatcatgcacatggtagccaaacaatccaccaagactttccacaactgataacctatacaagttgcaccattctacgacaatttcataatacgtaataactttgataattatgcaaactaccttagaagggtaaactcggtcgcgctcgaccccgacgcgtctcagaaatcggggaaggagtacagctacagcaatgcacatctggacactactagagcgtgtaggagagacacctcctgcaggtcgatcacccacaaattcagtcacgggggtgagtcacgtgagaaaaacctgtttttttttttacgctcggggtcgcaaacgacccatcgtacctatccagggttaaaagctcACCCCTAGAACATACGAATGGGATAAAGGGATGCTTGGCCAGAGGTTGAGGTCAGTAGCAAGGGAATTTAAAATGAGGATCTAATCTCATAATTTTGGAAGCAAAACTCCTTAATCAATTTGGAAATAAGAGTTTAGGGGTCTTGCCTCACTCGAGTAGGATCTCTCGATATTTAATAGTACGAGATCTTGGTGCCATATTTGAATATTCGGTCATTTTCATAGCAAAGTTTTAGGCtttagtaatttatttttattttagcttaGAAGACTTAAAGTTTGTTTTCATCATTTCTTTACTTCCAGCATTTGGTGGAACTTACATAACCCAGCACTTATTAAAGGACTACCTTCCCTATGGCCGTAAGCACCACATTATATGTTCAAGTTTAATAGCCTGTGCGGTTGCCTACAAAGTGACAGCAATAAGAGCGAAGTCTTGCCAAGAAGGTTGGATGGCAGCAGAGGATAAACACACCTTTCTTAATCCCATCTCGGAGCGGCCAAAACCAatagatgacgacgacgacgagtgAAGCCAACTTCAAAATGTGGAATGTTTATTAATGGAATTACAAAAATTTTTTTCTTGTGTTGTGCTCACTGACACTGTAATTAGTTTAAAATGTATTCGCTTATGAAGGTCAAAAGGAAATTCCTTGTACATAAGTTGTACCAGAGTGTCTGTTCTTGCTTGATAAGTGGTAAATCTAACACACTTGCAAATGCTAGGTGTTCTTTACCTCCTTTGAATAATTCTAGATTTAAAGGAAAATACCTTTTCAGTTGTGAAGAGAAACAACTCAGAAATGATTCTGTTCCCTATAAAATCACGGCAGGTACTATAAACAGTGTGGGATTTAGTAGGTTACTAAGTACAACATCCGTATtatccaagaaaaagaaaaataagacgcTGAATTCAGTAGAATACCAAGAAGACTCAGAGTCTCAGATTGATGACAGTGTTTTAGCAGACCCGACATTTGATGCCTGGAGGAATGAGTCGGATATCCTCGGTTTTATTAGCTCCCATGAAAACTATAGGTTTGACGTAGGAGTTTTGGTGTTGCAGCCGTGGGTGAAGTGGGGCCCTCGCATGAAAAAGCAGACAACACCAGAAATGATGCTGGATGAAGCTGCTGCCTTGGTTGCTACATTGCCAGGAGTTCGTGTTATTCGTAAGGTAACTTACTGTCAAATTTTTATCAGTTTCTTAGATTTATTATATAGATATTagcatctagtgccttgtggaacccagctgaaagtttggtgaactaatctctcttggggagtgcgactatgaaacgtgaagaaggagatgatgaagaagtattagattaaaagctcaagataagagacaactggtgaaatctaactgaggccctttgcatcaataggcataggaggagatgatgatgatgaagagatattagtatacaaaatatttttattgtattagcTGTACTTCTTATAGTATCATACTATTGGAGATAATTAAAAGCTTTTTGTGGAttgcttttatttaattttcatattcttgGAGACACTTTAAAAGCTCTCTGGGGATTGCTCttattatttgattttcctctcttGGTAAAGTATAGACAGGTGCTTCTGATTAATTAGTTTTTCTAGAGATCGAGTCTTAAAAGTACAGTAGACTGTTATGTCGTGAAAGTTGTTGAATGCATGATACTGTACATATCTGTTATTTGGAATGCCAgagtaacccttttacccccaaaggacgtactggtacgtttcacaaaagccatccctttacccccatggacgtaccagtacgtccttgcaaaaaaaatgctataaaaattatttttttcatatttttgataattttttgagaaaattcagacattttccaagagaatgagaccaacctgacctctctatgacaaaaattaaggctgttagagcaatttaaaagaaatatacaccaaaatgtgctggaaaaaaagtaaccccttgggggttaagggttggaaatttccaaaaaccctgggggtaaaagggttaaacctcCGGATTTTCTCTGTTGctcaatatgaaaattttatactttttttaaaaccaggaaaatagaaatatgtacATTATTAGGTTCTATGTGACTCATACAGTTTGGCTGTTATAAATTATGAAAGtcagatttttcttatttttatttttagtcttatttttttttctttatagttcaAGGTTATTTGCTAAACATTTTCATACTTTTTATATTTCCTTCATAAAACTTTACTTTTCAGGAGGTTGCACCAGTTCGCAATACACAATCAAAGATGGTTTTTGGATCTGGAACCTTAGAGCGTCTAGTGTCCTTAGCTCGGTCATCAGAAGGAGTATCTGCTGTTTTTATTAGCATTGACATGCTCAAGAATATTCAAGTGGAGTAAGTATTAgatatttcttttcaattgaagTTTTTGGTGTTAATCTGCTGTTGTCTCCAAGAACTTTCTTGACAaactaccaaagaaatattgtctcccctccTCAAGGACCATTGTATTAACATGCAAAGTTACGACTCAGTgtgtatttttatgattattattattacttgctaagttacagccctaattaaaaaagcagaatgctataagctcgaggactcccacagagaaaatagctcagtgaggaaaggtgattaacaattgaaatagaatagttTAAGAATCGCAACAAAATcacaacaaatctttcacatatatactttaaaaactttaaaaaacaattggaagagaaataagataggaaagcaTGCCtgcgtgtaccttcaagcaagagaactctaccctagagaacaatgggtttgagtttggagtgtcctcctagaagagctgcttaccacagctaaagagtctcttctacccttaccaagaggaaagtagccaccgaacaattgtAGTGCAGTACAGTAGttgtattgcagtagttaaccccttgaacaaggaagaattgtttggtaatctcagtgttgtcagatgtatgaaagaggagaatatgtaaagaataggccggactattcagcgtatgtttaggccaaaggaaaatgaactgtaaccagagagaagtatcaatgtagtactgtctggacagtcaaaggacccaaaggacccaataactcaagtagtagtatctcaacaggtggttggtgccctggacaacctactaccttttaAGAGACCGTTAATTTCAGGCATTATTAGACTTAACATAGCACCTTCAATACAGAAATCATGTGGCTGTTAGTGACATGTCATCACTGAGAACCGTTACTACAGGTGGAAACAACGCCACCTGCACATCAACTTGCACCCAGCTGCCATCTTTATTCCAGTCACAAAACCATTAACAGGTTGTCTAGTTGTGTCTCTGGTGAAGTGAGGGATCTTCGTTTACGCTTATGTAACGAGAATCCTGTTATGATTAGTTATCCTATTCAATATTCTTAATAATAGTGTTAACATAAcgtcgcacatgctccatcgttcgcacacgaaaggcacaacactagcgagttataagtacactgggatatacacggggaacgcactgtaacacttgcgaataacgcactacgcaaaaaacacaagtccccacgctggaaacacgtggaacacaaacgcgccaaaggatcgagagagcgagaagAGTGAGCTGTGTacagctcacgaccaaggaacttaatggagatgctgacccagagatgcagtgacctgccctaatcctgccctcagggcacattctctggcggcgggggtaaacctatatagaacggagtaggggggataacggtgggaaaaaccttggtcgagattgagagatcacaagtgactccaagaaaagtagttctcggtgagtatgttaggaaaaataaaagttattaaaaatttTTGATGTTAACATGATAATGGTTAAATTTATGGAAAAGTTTGGTGTcgatagtgtgtttttttttttgctctatttgTATGGTGTAATTAGCCTTATACTCCCTGCCTTTCTTGACAACCCGAAGGGGTTTAGTTTGTTTTGTTTCACATTTTCAGTGGTATGAATTTGATGGCCTATTGTGATtgggtaataattttattattccttgtcaTAATATTTTTTCTTGCATAGCATAGTAACTTCCCTTTTTCATAACTATagtcaaatttgaatttttttttatttaaataccgGCATAATTCATTTTTAACCCGGTTATCATGATTAGCATGGAGTGTATACAGTCAGGCCTCTTTCAAAGCAAATTTCGTCATCACGGTTTCAATTCTTTGTGAACCTTGCCGGCATCAACTCGATTAGGATTGCCACACAGTGCGCCATTCTTTttctcctctccttctctttccTTTCACCTCTCCTATTGTACTGTATATTGCTGCTGTTATACATGATCAGGATATTATCCAGTATAGCATTAATAATAAGTagtaaaacaataatgaaaaacaagaaaatatacagGATATCTTTATAGCTAATATATGTAAACCATTGGGTAATAAATCCTATGGATGGAAATTTTAATggtaagatttattaaaggaaatccaaatatatagtatgtttaagtGATATTTGATTTGTATTATAAGAAAGcgtttgatagagttgatagggaagcaatgtggaatgtgatgaggttatatggagttggtggaaggtttttgcaagtagtgaaaagtttctacaaaggtagtaaagcacgtgttaggataggaaatgaagtgagcgattggtttcaggtgagagtgggactgagacagggatgtgtgatgtcaccgtggttgtttaacttgtatgtggatggagtggtgagagaggtgaatgctcgagtgcttggacgaggattgaaactggtagacgagaatgagcatgaatgggaggtaaatcagttgtttgcggatgatactgtactggttgcagattaggaagagaagcttggttgattagtgacagaatttggaagggtgtgtgagagaaggaagttgagagttaatgtgggtaagagtaaggttatgagatgtacgagaagggaaggtggtgcgaggtcgAATGTCATAGTTgaacggagagttacttgaggatgtggatcagtttaagtacttggggtctgttgttgcagcaaatggtggagtggaagcagatgtacatcagtgagtgaatgaaggttgcaaagtgtttggggcagttaagggagtagtaaaaaatagatggttgggcatgaatgtaaagagagttctgtatgagaaagtgattgtaccaactgtgatgtatggatcggagttgtgtggaatgaaagtgacggagagacagaaattgaatgtgtttgagattaagtgtctaaggattatggctgatgtatctcgagtagatagggttaggaacgaagtagtgagggtgagaacgggtgtaagaaatgagttagcagctagaggatatgaatgtgttgaggtggaaaatggctctgctaaagaaggtgatgaatgcaagagttgatgggagaagtacaagaggaaggccaaggtttaggtggatgggatggagtgaagaaagctctgggtgataggaggatagatgttagagaggcaagagagcgtgctagaaataagaatgaatggcgagcgattatgacgcagttccagcaggccctgctgcttcctccggtgccttggatgatcacggaggtagcagcagtaggggattcagtgttatgaatcttcatctgtggtggataatgtgggagggtgggctgtggcaccctagcagtaccagccgaactcagttgagtcccttgtcaggctgggaggaacgtagagaggagacgtcctctTTTTGTTTCAtctgtttgatgttggctaccccccaaaattgggggaagagccttggtatatgtatgtataagatgtGGGAAAATATAAATTTGCACTTCAGTCACAAtataagaaaactctctctctctctctctctctctctctctctctctctctctctctctctctctctctctctctctctctctctctctctctctctctctctcttttgattatcATATGAATTAGTTTTAACTCTTATTTGGTATTAAGGCCCTTATAAAAGTATTTGTGTTCATGggaaacttttctttttattaaattacatataaaagtactTTGTATTGtccatatttttcattacttttcgcATGCTTGACTTTTTTCCATTTACTGGTAACAGTTTTAGGctttttcattgataataatagttttttttttttgtctgctgatgttctattattttattaatgttCCTTAATTGTACACTTTCCAGAGCCTTACAAGAAGCTTTTGGTCTGAAGGTATTGGATCGTTATTCTGTTGTTTTAGGAATTTTTCGACATCATGCCCGTACAAAAGAAGCAAAGTTGCAAGTTGCACTTGCAGAATTACCATACATCAAGTAAGTATTCTTTATCCAGTAGTTAATTGATAGTACttgttctttatagtttatttatagtaTTTGTTTATACTATGTATGGAATGCAGAATACAGGAAAGATTACCTTTTTTCGTTATTTTAAGATAGTACCTACTATATATTATACCagtatttaatttgtttattcctACGCAGATTCAAACTTCTGAGTCTTTTTCTCAATGACCAGataatcaaaaagaaaatctttttgTATCATTCTTAGTTGCTAAGCAACTGCTGTGCATGTGgcaagcaattatatctgcctccctattatcctgaacattagtaaactttcaaaatattccgcccaccttttccttgcctcctctccttttaacaaccttccacttccatctttcaccgtctcttcaattctcaaaccagccttccttactctcttcacttctttccaaaacttcttattctcttcatatgaacgacccaatccctgaccccacctcaggtcagtcgCCCTCTtttcctcagttaccttgcgctttacttccacatttttctctctctacttttcatacttctctacactattattctgcagcgattcttcaaatgccctctttgtctcttccacttttaccttcactccttcattccaccatgctgcctccaacaaacttcttgccacacacatcacttgcaatcctaacaaaattttctttgttctttaaccgaaatacaaaccccgctatttacatggggtattactttcggcgtagctgaaatgacgagccattagatttttaatgagggttaactaccctctcgctagctagcgaggggggtaggaggggggtagctagctactcctcccccctcatacaccggtgaactgattcacttcgcttttggctcggacggtgggcagacgtgtctgttcccgtcctcgcatggcagccattaatgttttgtctttacttaattacttacttttcttatacttaatatatatataaacattatgtttatgtatatatttgagtatagaaatacagtaagtttccttttcagtgtttgtgctgtgtgtgtgtgtgtgtggtgtacgaCAACATCTCCATGTAGTCCAGGCCTCCACGGTGACATTtcgtgggtcgcgatctctcccttggtccttcagtCCTTCCTTCGGCTTCCGTttctcgggcgccgtggggaatcgtcatcgctggactttatttattaatctgttttctccgctgttcctccttccctacggggaacttgtactatcagcgtagggaacttgggagtttagtttgactacggtctctttctctcttgaggtcgttcaccatTTTATTACTACTACGCCTTATGGTAGTTCCCTTCcctttgcgggttgagttgcttctccgtttattttgtctccattattttcatgaaatctaattgtatttgttaacttttcagcttctgtgttgaatgcttcccttcggggttcttTCGTTCttcttttagtgaacattcttagataaattacataattataattgttataattctgtttttattacagttctccaccttcccccccttcccgtgaatgtcagtgggggaggagggtgcatacctggtgtgtaattcttatgttcttttccctcggggttcctcttcggagttctcccgggggaatgaatgttaactaattatttatttttcacagttagCTATccagtttttcgtttgcctaatgcaccaacgaagcagagctgtcctgtttgggcctggggagtctgctgttgccgcctcctctctaggacttcgtcatgggcgtgttcccttctcctagaaatTCTCCCGTGACAGCTGTCAGCTCCTTAGTACATTTGGAGcgctcaggaggctcgcctccatgggtgggtaacttcccttctgagggaggttcccatcccaggtatgagtttttcccCTTCAAGAGGGGGGGGAACTTCTCTTTCCTTATTAATTCCTGGTtggtttcctggtcctcgggcagttatgctcttggtgctgagcgaccgcttttgtaaccatgctctaggggctgagcggttgctaTGCCGGACcttggaattcgtgcgactatgctcttggtgctgagcggtcgcgcttgcagctacgctcaaggggctgagcagctgcaggagctccttttcggagggttgctctttttaggtcagcttcctgatccaacggccctaaggagAGCCTTCATCAGTTCTTgtttcacctctctcgttcgcaagagaggacactcatagagactcctcttcggaggactccccctcctgctgttgctgatgttgctgagggctcagttccctcctctgaacatccttcgagggggcagctgagtccaacggtctctcctgtgagtgcctctccccctcgggggagttcactaacagagactcctctttggaggactgatgatggtgctcctgtccgtgtcgtcttcatcttcagccccgcagaggatcctcctcgaagagaacagaccgttgcagctgcttcgccagtcctttcggcagatcgttcgcgatctccgacacctgccagaccttcttgtcttccatctccgttcctggacgcagatgcgcagtgggcgccactccaccccgttttccaacgggcaccagtcccttcggggcaaagggcttatctcacaatgtgattaagtccctttagtgccaggtttttacctgtgcaacctcgttctcctgcgcaCTCGCGCTCAGTAGTTCGCAAATGCTCTcatgctgtggaccagacttctgctgaatcaacactccagcgatctcctatacattagctgagtctcgccgtagatctcctgatcgttAGCGCGccctttctgatgtgcgcaatgcgcgccaacattcgccctcgcgcccatgatctccggatctgggcgcaggcaaggagattacagtgaaccctcgtttatcggggtagataggttccagtcgcggccgcgataggtgaaaatccgcgaagtagtgacacatatttacctatttattcaacatgtatattcagacttttaaaaccttcccttgtacgtagtactgttaacaaactaccctttaatgtacagaacacttaatgcatgtactacagtaccctaaactaaaacaggcacaaatattaaaggtgattttatatcatgcatttcctaaacatgctaaaaaccacgataaaaaatggcaaccaatgttttgtttacatttatctctgatcataatgtagaaacaaactggaggtagagctttgcttattacccagacatatttcccatacttttcccttagaactacttcacatcttcctactttaggtatatagatatacatatatatatatatatatatatatatatatatatatatatatatatatatatatatagatatacattatatatatatatatatatatatatatatatatatatatatatatatatatatatatatatatatatatatatatatatatatatatatatatatatgtgtgtgtgtgtgtgtgtgtatatatatatatatatatatatatttatatgtatacacatatacatacctacatatatacataaatacatgcatacatatatatatatatatatatatatatatatatatatatatatatatatatatatatatatatatatatatatatatatatatatatattactgtatatatatgggttatggaaaaaatccgcgaagtggtgaatccgcgatggtcgaaccgcgaagtagcgagggttcactgtatttcttcCCTGAACTCCCACGTTTGCCTGCTCGCCAGCgaacatctgcgcgccctttcctgatgtgcgcaacgCGCTAACGTTCgctcacgcgcccacgatctccggatctgggcgcaagcaaggACATTATTCCTTCGTCTCCACGCCAAAGATCTCCTGCACTCCCTCAGAGCTCACCATCTCCGGTGCGCACTTCCAGACTTAAACGAGTCTCTGCGCGCCCAAGAGAAGTCTCCTGTGCCAGCCCACGAGCATTCGCCCTTgctcgcaacctcaccatctggttctacaccctcgctgatatcttttggccgcgcaactgcgcgccaacgatctccccggttcctgcctcgtcgtgcGCAGTTCAAGAGGTTTCTACGCTAGCGctcaggcgctcacaggttcctctggactctcagcgcccttctggagtttcgcaCCGAAGTGCATCCACGCTCAGTTCCAGTCCCAGCGCTTacgcactcgccaacgcgccagcacgctttCACATCACAGCGTGCCGCCCAGGAGTCGCCTAAGcaagcgcacgggcgctcacaggcaccccagggctctccttgcgcgccagcAATCTCCTAAGCGCCTGCGCGAgtcttcgcctgtgcgcaagcgtatttcaacgcgcccacgcttcagtTCGCCGTAGGTCTCCTACGCTCCCACGCATTAACTCTCCTGTATGCGATCAGTCGCTacacgccaacgcgccatcgccatcCAATGAGCCATCGCTCGCTTATGTGCCATTGGTCTCCCGgctgccagcgctcgcccttacaaccgctcGCTCGCGCGCCCACTAGCTTGCGCGCGTGCGCACCCATGTTCAACCGTGCGCCAACCAACGATTttaccattgcgcgagcgccagcgcgatttcgtccgcgattcccgtcgggtttcgcaacacgggcaacctggcgagtcttctggagcgcgtacttccagatcatcgtcgtcaCGATCTCCATCCCATAAATGCAGAGCAGCGCACGtacaggagcaggaagaagcttcagagaggtcggggcaacattcttctccttttcaGGCAGTCCCCATcttctctactcctcaggatcacccaatccccttccctccagcgggagtcgctgacactgcggcAGTCAGccatcagcagaggaggtacttcgagattatgggggagcctggtttagctctccctctccaccatcccgtggaagggcttaccagggaaatttctctcgagaaactctccgcccggcaggtgacattctcggcttcggagatcttgagtcaggatgccagaaaactttatatcaatcaatcaatcaatcaattggagatcttgagccaggtgaaGTCCGCagagtgcgccatgcaggccacttcgtggctggtcgtctggcttggatctctggacatcctgttgcgatccgaggacttgtccaaggagagcaccaagaagacc
The nucleotide sequence above comes from Palaemon carinicauda isolate YSFRI2023 chromosome 18, ASM3689809v2, whole genome shotgun sequence. Encoded proteins:
- the LOC137657724 gene encoding putative GTP-binding protein 6 — encoded protein: MYSLMKVKRKFLVHKLYQSVCSCLISGKSNTLANARCSLPPLNNSRFKGKYLFSCEEKQLRNDSVPYKITAGTINSVGFSRLLSTTSVLSKKKKNKTLNSVEYQEDSESQIDDSVLADPTFDAWRNESDILGFISSHENYRFDVGVLVLQPWVKWGPRMKKQTTPEMMLDEAAALVATLPGVRVIRKEVAPVRNTQSKMVFGSGTLERLVSLARSSEGVSAVFISIDMLKNIQVEALQEAFGLKVLDRYSVVLGIFRHHARTKEAKLQVALAELPYIKSRLNLRGDRERLIMMNREKRLRNTLDDIASNRAHIRQNRKKSDIPTIAVVGYTNSGKTSLIHAITGDMRAEGKNQLFATLDVTGHGGKLPCGVDVILIDTVGFIQEIPTDLIASFRATLEDAICADLVVHVRDAKHPDYELQGITVEKTLATLPLPESTPVITIANKVDLITDKSLEEFGEVHFVSCMTGQGLDELMTEIETQILKVTGRKFWRFTLPTGSDEISWLRKATGLVSQEMDEENPQVTRVVAVMTDQEIAAYKRNFRK